From the Bacillota bacterium genome, the window CTCCTCTTCTACGGTCACCTCCGCTACCCGCCTAATGCCGACGGCCTCATCTGGTTCTGCCGCGAGGTTTTCCCCCAGGTCCGCAAAGTAGTCCCGGAGGCAGAGCTGCACATCGCCGGAAAAGAGGCCTCCGTGGATGTCGTATCTCTTGCCCGGCTACCAGGAGTGAAGTTCTGGGGTCACGTGCCGGACCTCCGGCCATGCTTGGCCAGCTCTTCCCTGGTGGTTGTCCCTTTGCGTTTTGGCACCGGCATACACAATAAGGTACTGGAAGCCCTCGCCGCTGGCCGTGCCGTGGTCTCCACTTCGTTAGGCTATGAGGGTCTGGAAGTAGTCCCGGGTGTGCATCTGGAAGTTGTGGACAAACCGGCCGACTTTGCCGCCGCGGTGGTCGGCCTGCTGCGCGATCCGGCCCGCCGAGCCGCTCTGGCCGCCGCAGGCCGTAGGTTGGTGGAGGAACGGTACAGTTGGAGAATGGTTAGCCAGGTGTTGCAGAGCCTTCTCGTGGGCACAGAGGGAACGGAAAATGCCAATTAGCAGGATTTCCGCTGCTTGGCGCGAACCCTCCTTGGGGGCATGGGGGTGGAACGCGATGCCTGAGATAAAACTGGGCTACCGAGAGGACTCGGTTGGCTTGGTTCCGTAAGGGTTGGACTGTAATGGATGTCCTTTCCTGCACTAGCGCCACACGGAGGAGACAACGTGCGTTGGCAATACTGTTTCTTGATGCTAGTGACTTGTGTTATGGCAGTCGGCTGTCTGTCTATGTGGCTGGGTCAAGACGTGAATTGGGATCTAAGGAACTACCATTTCTATAACGGCTACGCCATCATGACTGGTCGCGTTTCCAAGGATTACGCCCCTGCTCAACTCCAGACGTTTCTGAACCCGTTCTTGGATATACTCCACTATTCACTGATCAGATGGCTCCCGCCAAAGGTTGCCGGCTTCATCCTGGGCGCAGTGCATGGTATAAACCTGTATCTGCTCTTCATCATTTCCTTGTGGGTTCTTCCAATCAAGCGTGTTCCCAAACAGATAGTATCATTGATGTGTGCTATTCTCGGTATGTATGCACCTACTGCTGTTTCCGAAGTCGGTACTACAATGGGCGATTTGACTCTTTCGCCTCTTGTCTTGGGTGGTTTGTACTACTTGCTAAAATCATGCTCCAACCCTAGGGAATCGGCGAAGTGGCTTCTCTTCTCAGGTTTCCTTTTTGGCAGTGCTGCAGGAACGAAACTCACCTTTTCCCCCTACGTCGTTGCTGCAGCGATAGCATTACTGATTGTACATAGGAACACTCATTTGCCTACAAATGATGGACTCGTCTATGCAAGGACATTCCTTTTGTTTGCAGCAGGCTCTGCTCTCGGGTTTGTCTTAACGGACGGTTATTGGGCCATTTTATTATACACTCATTTCAAGAACCCGTTTTTCCCCTTTTTCAATCAACTGTTCAAATCTCCCTATGCTCTTCCAACATCTTGCCGGGACCTTCGCTGGTTGCCCAAGACTGTGGGTGAGTATTTAATGCTCCCGTTTTCCTTTGTTGGTTTGGGACCGCACAGAATCCTGGAACTACCTTTCAATGCAATCAGGTTCCCGTTGGCGCTAGTCTTGACGGTGGTCTATGCTATGATGTCTTGCTGGACTCGGATGCGCAAGAAGGACTGCACCACTGCAAATGAGTTCAATCTTCTATTGACCTTTTTTGTGGTCTCTGTATCTATTTGGGCTGCGATCTTTTCCTACTACCGCTACCTTGCTCCTTTGGAGTTGATGGCGCCATTGCTCATTGTGCTTCTGATTTTTCATGTGTTTTCCACCTCAAAGTCAAGGTGTCTGTCGGTGTCTCTTGCATTTCTGCTGATGGTTGGTACGATGAAGGCTCCAAACTGGGGTCGTTTGCCCTGGCGTGACTCCAACTACTTCGGGACATCTGTCCCACTGATCCCAGGCCTAAAAGAGGGCACAGTGATAATGACGTCGTACTCGCCGACTGCATTCCTTCTTCCTTCCTTTCCAGTTGAGACCCGTTTTGTCCGTGTACAAAGCAACTTTGATCCCGCAGCTTCAGAAAAGTGGCAACGGGAAATCAGAGATGTCCTCACATCTCACTCAGGGCCGTTTTTTCTGCTTACCACGAAAGACGGTTTTCAAGAGGCTTCCAGCATCTTAAGGGGATATGGTTTTATGCCAATTCAGGAAAGGTGCGCCGAAATAACCAATTGTCTGGAACCGGTAGACTTGTATGAGCTGAGAAGAATTAATCTGAACAATTGAGAGTAACGTGCCGATAGGCAACGGGGTGGTCTTAGTGCAGCGAGTATCGATAATAATCCCAGCATACAATGAAGAAGCAGGTATTCAGCCTACACTACAAGAACTCAGGGAAGCCCTTGCTGGGGATTCCACCGAAATCATCGTAGTGGACGACGGCTCTACGGATAAGACTGCTCAACTTGCCCAAGGCTTGGCCGATAGGGTGGTTAGTCACGCCACAAACCGCGGCAAGGGTGCGGCAATGCGAACAGGCTTCGAAGTGTCCAATGGGGAATGCATTGTTTTCCTGGATGCTGACGGAACCTACCCAGCCATGTTCATCCCGTCCATAGTCCGGAAGCTCGAAGAGGTGGATGTGGTATTTACCTGCCGTACAAACAGGGAACACATTCCTCTTCTTAATCGATTTGGCAACTGGCTCATTACAGGGTTGATCAAGAGGTTTTCTGGATTCATAGGTAACGACCCTCTCTCGGGGCTGTATGGTCTGAGACGCGAGGCGCTTAAAGCAATAGGGTTAGAGTCTTCAACGTTTGCCATCGAAACGGAGATCGTCGTAAAGGTAAGTGGAATGAGATTCTCTGCCGCAGAGATACCAATAGCCTACCGTAGTCGCCTGGGTTTGACAAAACTGCGCCCGTTTCGGGACGGATGGCGAATACTGCGTGTCCTCGTTGACCTGCTATTCATCTTCAGGCCAGTCTTGACCTTTACTCTGCCTGGGTCAATCATAGCTCTAATCGGATTGTGTTTCGCCGGTGTACTGACCGTCAAAGGGGCCATTCATCTTGACCACGTCCGCCTGAGCCTGCACACCTTCTTGACCAGCCTGACCCTCATACTTCTCGGGGCCAACACGGCGTTTTACGGCATCATAATTGACCTTTACGCGGTACGTCACCGGTTCAAGAAACCGTCGCGGGTCACCCGCACGCTCGCAAACACTTCTGTCTATACGGGCACGCGCAACTTCAGTCTCTTTCTCGTTTGTCTTAGCGTGCCAATTCTGGGGTACCATTTCATGTGCTGGCAACGTGGCGGGTACGGACCCTTCGTGGCCACCAGAAGTTGGATGCTCTCACTAACCGGGTTCCTTCTCGGGCTGCAAGGAGTCTACACAAGCATCATTGGAAAAGTCTTTGCCAAGGATTGCCTGGAGGCGGATGCTATTGCGGGAAAGGTGGACGCTCTGGGATCAAATGATCGCCAACATGCGTTATGCGAAGGTAAGAAGACTGGTACCTGCCGGTAGTGTACTCTGCGATCTTGGCTGTGGCCCTGATGGGCGTTTTCTGCAGGCACTACTAGATTCTGGAACAATCAGCAAGGGCTACGGATTCGACCGGAACGTTGACCGGGTGAGGGAGAGGGGAGAGATGGTGTTGTCCCCCCTGGACCTGAATAGTGGTATTCCCTTGCAGGGTGCAAGCATCGACTGCGTTACCATGCTGGCGCTGCTAGAGCATCTGAGCAAACCTGCTGCGGTGATTGAAGACGTTTTTCGGGTTCTGAAGCCGGGCGGGAGAATCATCCTTACCACTCCTAGTCCTTGCTCGAAAGCGCTACTGGAATTCTTGGCTTTTCGTCTTCAGTTGATCTCCGCTGAGGAGATACGAGACCACAAACGCTACTATTCCGAAACAGATCTCCGAGCGCTGTTGGGTGACAAAAGTTTTACAGGCGTTGTCTACAAGAGGTTCCAGTTTGGGTTGAACCAGCTCGTGGCCGCGAGCAAACCTGCAACATGATTACCCTTTTCATTGATTTATGCTTGTCCTTGGGGTCAGGAGGAGTCACGGGTGGCCAGTCTTTTCTATGGAGTTCGATCTGCTGTTCCCCCAGCCAACTGGGCAACCCTGTAGTAGAGGCTCCTTGTCTTGCCCAGATGGTCTTCGAACCGGAAGAGGTGTTCGTACAACCGCCTGCCCATCGCTCCATACTGTCGACGCAAGTCGGGCTTCTTGATGAGACACGCGAGGCGCTCACGCAGCACGCTGACGGACCTATCTCCGGCCGGTATAAGGTAGCCGTTGACGCCGTCACTGACCAGTTCACTCACCCCGCCCACGTCAGACGCCACAACCGGCAAACCTGCCATCAGCGCCTCGATTATGCTGATGGGTAGCCCCTCGTACCTTGATATCAGGCAGAAGATGTGCGACTGTGCAAGAAGAGAGGCGACGTCATGTCTTTGGCCCAGGAACTCAACCCTCCCGGACAAGCCTCGCCGGTCCACGTACTTGTGCACTGCCGGGAGTAACGGCCCGTCCCCGATGAACCAGAGGCGCCAGTCGCCGTCCAGGGGCTCCAGGGCTTTCACCAGTGCGATGTGGTCTTTCGGATGAGCGAACCTGGCGACCATGGAGATAGTGACCGGGCGGCCATTGCCGGGCTTCGCCCTCTGCCCGCAGTCCGGGATGGCGTTGTGGATCAGGTGCAAGAGACCTGGTGGGGCCACGCGACATCTGTCAGCCAGACCTCGGTCGTGCTTCGACACGACAATGATGGCACTGGACCAACGGGCTGCCACCTTCTCGGCAAGGAGGGCAACGAGCCGCCGTGGCCAGGGTGTCCCCTCCGAAAAGGCCCAGCCGTGTGCGGTGAATATGGCAGGGACCCCTTCCAGGCGCGCCGCCAGGCGGCCGAGGAACCCCGCCTTGGATGAGTGACAGTGAACAACATCAGGACGGAATTCGCGGATGATGCGGCGCAGGTCGACTACCGTGCGGACATCGTTCCAGGGGCTGATGCGGCGGACCAGGTGAGGCAGTATCCATACTGTGCTCCCAAGCGTTCTTGCCCTGGAAGCCAGCATTTCTTCTTCCCCGGTCACCAACCCCCGCTCCACATCGTTGAGGCCTTCCAGGAGGTTCAGTACATGGGTTTGGGCGCCCCCAGGCTCAGACCTCGTTATCACGTACAAGACCCTGGTCGGTGTGCCACTCATGTCAGGAGTCCACGGGAGGCGGACTGGGTCTGTCCAAACCATGCTGCCCAGCTACTGGAGATGCAATTCCTTCCGCACTCTGAGGAGTGAGGACCGTCACGATTGTCTGCATTATCACCGAAAGATCTGCCGCAAGGGAATAGTTAGCTATGTAAAGCAGGTCATAAAGCAGTTTGTCCTCGGGATCTGTCGAGTATTTGCCCCTGACCTGAGCTAGCCCCGTGAGGCCTGGCGTGACTGAGAGCCGGTATTTGTAGCCGGGGATAGAGGCTGCGAACTCTTCAACGAACTCAGGCCGTTCAGGGCGTGGACCCACAATGCTCATGTCACCCCGCAACACGTTGAAGAGTTGGGGAGTCTCGTCCAGTCGAAGGGCGCGCAAGACCCTCCCAGCGGGCGTTACGCGAGGATCTCCTTTCAACGAGAGTACAGGGCCCGTTTCAGCCTCGGCATTGCGGTGCATTGTCCTGAACTTCCACACTTCGAAGACCCTTCCTCGCAGGCCCACCCTCTGCTGACGATAAAGGATTGGGGGGCCGGAGGTTAGCAGGATTACTGCCGATATGAGAGCCATGACGGGCAGCGATACGCTGAGGGCGAGGGTTGTTACAGCGACGTCGAATGCCCTTTTCACAAAGGCCTGCCCAGGGTTCAGGCCCAGTCCGGCGAGCAGCAAGAGCGGATGATCATCGATTCTGCCGGTGCGCGCGCTTGCCATTAGGATGTCGAGTGGTCCGGGCTGGACCAGGACCTGCTTTCCTCGACCAGCGAACGTTTCGATGATCTGCCGTCTATCGGGTTCGGGCACGTCTACGAGGAGTACCCCATCGTACCCACCTGTGGGTGAAGAGCAGGTATGAGAGTGCTCGGCCATACGCAGGGCTTCTTCGGGGTTCACTACGCCGGCTACCAGTACCCGGTTCGACCCCGTCAGCCGCAGGTTGAGCAGGAGATCCTGTGTTGCGTTGCGCGATACCACAAGAAGTCGCTGGATTCCCCCGGCTTTTGTGTCCAGGTGTGCAACAATGTGCCTCCACGCTGCGATCAGTATCGAATTGATTGCCAGGGCAATGGCAAACACGGTTCGCGGAAACGCAAACCCGCGGAACCAGTAGGCTCCCGCCATGGTAGCGAGGACGGACAGGAAGACGGCTACGACAGTTGACCGCATCCCATTGTTGGCGTTGAACGGTGGCATTCCGTATAGGCCGAGCGCAGCGAAAACCGTGGCTGTCACAAGGAGGATCCAGGGTAGTAGTATCCGAAAAGCCTCCGCGTTGCTTTCAGGCAATGGTAAGGAGAACCGGAACACAAACGCTAGATAGTATCCGGCGACCGTCAAAACACAGTCCGTCAGCAGAACCAGACCGCGAGGGACCGGCAAGAAGTACTGCTTGAGCTTGCCGAGACTCGCCTGCAAATGCTCTCCACCCCTGTCCCGTAACCTGTCACCCGGCTCAGCGTTCAACCAAGCGAATCGAAGCCGGCACTTGTCAGACGATCCCGAGCCGCCTCCTGGCGAAATCCATCGGCCCCCAAAGAATCGAAACGACA encodes:
- a CDS encoding glycosyltransferase encodes the protein MQRVSIIIPAYNEEAGIQPTLQELREALAGDSTEIIVVDDGSTDKTAQLAQGLADRVVSHATNRGKGAAMRTGFEVSNGECIVFLDADGTYPAMFIPSIVRKLEEVDVVFTCRTNREHIPLLNRFGNWLITGLIKRFSGFIGNDPLSGLYGLRREALKAIGLESSTFAIETEIVVKVSGMRFSAAEIPIAYRSRLGLTKLRPFRDGWRILRVLVDLLFIFRPVLTFTLPGSIIALIGLCFAGVLTVKGAIHLDHVRLSLHTFLTSLTLILLGANTAFYGIIIDLYAVRHRFKKPSRVTRTLANTSVYTGTRNFSLFLVCLSVPILGYHFMCWQRGGYGPFVATRSWMLSLTGFLLGLQGVYTSIIGKVFAKDCLEADAIAGKVDALGSNDRQHALCEGKKTGTCR
- a CDS encoding class I SAM-dependent methyltransferase — protein: MIANMRYAKVRRLVPAGSVLCDLGCGPDGRFLQALLDSGTISKGYGFDRNVDRVRERGEMVLSPLDLNSGIPLQGASIDCVTMLALLEHLSKPAAVIEDVFRVLKPGGRIILTTPSPCSKALLEFLAFRLQLISAEEIRDHKRYYSETDLRALLGDKSFTGVVYKRFQFGLNQLVAASKPAT
- a CDS encoding sugar transferase, with the protein product MQASLGKLKQYFLPVPRGLVLLTDCVLTVAGYYLAFVFRFSLPLPESNAEAFRILLPWILLVTATVFAALGLYGMPPFNANNGMRSTVVAVFLSVLATMAGAYWFRGFAFPRTVFAIALAINSILIAAWRHIVAHLDTKAGGIQRLLVVSRNATQDLLLNLRLTGSNRVLVAGVVNPEEALRMAEHSHTCSSPTGGYDGVLLVDVPEPDRRQIIETFAGRGKQVLVQPGPLDILMASARTGRIDDHPLLLLAGLGLNPGQAFVKRAFDVAVTTLALSVSLPVMALISAVILLTSGPPILYRQQRVGLRGRVFEVWKFRTMHRNAEAETGPVLSLKGDPRVTPAGRVLRALRLDETPQLFNVLRGDMSIVGPRPERPEFVEEFAASIPGYKYRLSVTPGLTGLAQVRGKYSTDPEDKLLYDLLYIANYSLAADLSVIMQTIVTVLTPQSAEGIASPVAGQHGLDRPSPPPVDS
- a CDS encoding glycosyltransferase family 4 protein — encoded protein: MSGTPTRVLYVITRSEPGGAQTHVLNLLEGLNDVERGLVTGEEEMLASRARTLGSTVWILPHLVRRISPWNDVRTVVDLRRIIREFRPDVVHCHSSKAGFLGRLAARLEGVPAIFTAHGWAFSEGTPWPRRLVALLAEKVAARWSSAIIVVSKHDRGLADRCRVAPPGLLHLIHNAIPDCGQRAKPGNGRPVTISMVARFAHPKDHIALVKALEPLDGDWRLWFIGDGPLLPAVHKYVDRRGLSGRVEFLGQRHDVASLLAQSHIFCLISRYEGLPISIIEALMAGLPVVASDVGGVSELVSDGVNGYLIPAGDRSVSVLRERLACLIKKPDLRRQYGAMGRRLYEHLFRFEDHLGKTRSLYYRVAQLAGGTADRTP